CCTGCTTGAAACTCATTGACAGCTTTAGGCAATGCTTGTTTTACATCAGTCAAAAAATAGTGCCAAGAATCATTACTGACCTGTACATTATCAGGCGCGTTGTTTGGCTCGACCGGAGCTACTTCTTGTCCGGTCCCTTCTTGCCGTTTTTTGAACCCTAGTGCTTTTTGTCTTGGTAACCACCCCTCGGGTTGTAGCCTCCACGGTTGCCGTTATAAGTACCACGTTTTCCATGATAATATGGGTTAAATCTCAACGCTTGCTTCCCTTTGTTCATGTATCGTGACTGTCCTTTGCCACGATACCATCCATATGATCATCCAATGTTAGAAGCCACTCTGTTTGTGTCATGAATGTCTTTCAAAGCTTTCGGGAGATCGTCCCCAAAAAGCATTGTGGTCACAGGATTTTGCGTTGAACACAACGATGCATACTGATTGTTCAAATCTTGTTTAATTAATTCTCTCCTCCTCTGGCTTATCTCTTGCGTGGCGCTCGCCGTGAGCGTAAAAATGTCTAATGCCAGTTTGAGTAGCTTGTCAACTAAAGCACGAATCCCATGTTTGTGTTCTTTTTTACCTCCATGAGGAGAGCTATCATTCATGCCAAGGAAGATAACCCTTTAGCTATTCTCGTCTGCGCTTTCTGCACTCTGACGTCACGACTTTTGTTCTCCGTTTTTCTCCAGATTTCTGGATTGACTTTAGAGCCTGGAGGTGCTCCATATTCATTGGCCTGGGGTACATCTCCAACTTTACTTTTAATTTGTCGTCCGACATACGTTTTGTTAACATATCTGTCAATAATTTCGCTAGCGTAGCATTTTCAATGTCAGGGCCCGTACTATCGTCGGTGCTGAAGTCGTTAGCCAATTTCCGTAAAAAATCCGGGATATCATCATTAGATGATTGTACTGGAGCTGGGTCTTTAGAAAGACACATCATCCGCACTATTGTTCAAAAACTGATCAATCTGATCACAAACATCAAGAGACTCAGCATCGTCAAAATCGTCGATTTCAACTTACATGTACTGAGGGTCGTCGGCCCTGTACTGATGCATGTCGGCTGTCATGTCCTTCATCATTTGAAGCTGGGATGCCATAATTGCTTGAAATTTTGTCATCATGGCTGACATAGCATTTATCTCGCTTGATTTTTTTGAGACACTCGCCTGCGGCGCATCAAGTCTGATACTTTCAGGCCTTTTTGACGGATTTGAATTTCTCGGTTGGGGCTGCGCATGAGATTGCGCGTGAGGCATCGGCAATGTGGTTGCCATCTTGGTTTTATTGTGGCCCTTTTTTGACCATTCTAGGGATTAACCATCATGCCCTCCTGACTGGGTATTGACCCGACTTGGAGACTTCGATTTTTGTTTAGACTTAGGCCTTGGCAAAGGCTCCATGTTTCCAAGAATTTCTCCGACAAAATCAAATTCTAGAAGTTGTCCGCTGATAGGCTTCTCAGCTATGAACCACGAAGGCTCAGCTTGACCACTGGTCACAAAGTTCAGTGTGAAATACGAGTTTTAACACTTATTAAAGTGATAAAAAAGCTCGCAAACCGAAGTTATTAAACATCAAAAAAACAAGCATTTTTCACTATTAAGTGATTTTGAGCGAAAACGAACTAAAAACAATGTAAAGTGGCGAAAAAGTTATTAAGGCAACATCATTTAAAAGCATCTTCATTGTGGTCCCGTAACCTAGTAAGCATGCTAGATGTAGAACTGACAGAATTCAAAAATTTGAGGTCTCGAAATACGCAGTCGGATCATTGAACTCTTGATGAATAAAGTCGAGTAGAATATTAGATTGGTGTGTACTCTCAGTTACTTTGATCACAAAGGCAACACTATGGGGTAGACGAACAGTAATCAAGTTGTCTCATCAGTAAAGTAGTGTTCCATCATCTTGAAATGTGTATGGTGAACCGACTGATAACTAGATTAAGTATATTTTGATCTGACATTCACTCATTTTATTGTAGAACGTTAACTATGTGTTGTATTGAAGTATTGGCCCCAGGCTTGTAGGTGGTAATGCATGCTAGAAATTTAGAGGTAATTCTTTAAAACTTCCGCGGGGAATTAAATTCGTAAGTCTTTTTTGAATAACattgtttggggggggggggccccccccggggggggggggtttacaaaatatatctggtttataagTGTCCTTTTGGTTTCTTGGTTTTGCTATTCCAACGAATTGTTATTGCCATTTAAACGCCTTTTATCTCTTCGTTTATTCACAATTGTATGAATCATAATTGCTTTGTATTTATCCCTATCTACGTTTTGTCCCTCGCCCTTTTACTACTTTAAAGGGAGAACCTAAGAGACGTATTCGATGGATAATGCTGTGATAATTGTATACTCGTGATAGACTTTTCACTTTTTTATGATTGATAGGACGTATTATTTAAAACCTTGACCTATTTTTGATTTGTCAATATAACATGTAAAGTAATACCAAACGTGACCTTATAAGACTATCTCACAGTTTTGTTGCTATATGATAGATATGCTTTTATAAAATGAGACGTCAATAATTCAGTCTTGTTTAGTTTTCTGTTATCAGAAGTAAGAAAAGGAAGAAGATGAAAATATGATAGAGACGATACCTACGTATGACGCAAAGTTATTAGAATACTGTactatatttgataattgagTCTGTTTGACATATGTCAGTTGTGGACAGGACGGAGTACGGTAAAATTGGAGTAGATTTTCAGAGTGTAAGCGTGTAGGTGACCTCTGATTAATGACGGAGCCAGACTCGGTGGAACAGATATTACGTTAAGCAGGGTCAATGCTTCCTCGATGAGATTTTGTGTTTGTAGTGTAGATAATAATACTAAAGCTCCTCTTGGGCAAAATCTATTGGTTTTTGCCACTCGAGATGCTATGCAGATAAAGCATATAACTATGTGGATGCATCGATCCTGCGCAGTTAGCACGGCGACTGTGACCTGTTGCTCAGAAACTTGCTATAGATCTTGTTTTCGATCTTTGGGACGAGCAGCAGGGCATTGACTCGGATATTAATGAATTACGCCACATAATAATTTGCTTTTCATGACGGCTCAATGATACATAACGCATGTATAATTTTTCATAATGTAATTTACAGAAAGTGCGATATATATCCTTTCCTCATATGTACAGACTGACATCTCAAAATATAGCTTATACCATGATTTATACGTCatgattaatataattatatgaatttGTGATATTAGTAgtactttttttctttaatgtgtacacaaaataaagtaatttttttaGAATAGCGATACCCAAACTTTGTCGGGAATAATATGAAATAGGTTGATGCGCTGAAATTATCAGTTTTACTACATGTCTTGAGTGAAAACTTATTAATTCGAATCAGTAAAATGCATgctttttaatgatttttgtgTTTGAATTGTACTTGAAAAAAAGTTACCGGTATTAGTTAGTTGCAATCGACCGACATCACATATCATGTTAAGTTTTAAACATGTCTTTTGATTTCACTATTTATTGTTCCAATACGATCAGaccaaatgaaaattgaaaaaaaatacaatacactttTTCCTTATAGGTCTTTGTTGTCATTTTTAGTAAGGAAAATACTACTTTTGAGAGAAGGTTCCGGTTGCTCAGTTGTCTTAGTAAATGCGTTATATTTACTTCTTAATTTACAAGGTTAAAGACTAAATTGGAAACAAGTACTCCAGAACTTCAGGTTAGTACATTAACATATTACgattatcataaaataataacgAAAAATCTAaagatgtattttatatttgataccTGACATTTCTGGTGACTAATGAAACTTGGGAACACCAAATCGTATTCAAGAATAAGTTGATAGCAACTTTAAAAAATGCATCAAATACAAGATATTTTAAAGCAATGTTTTTTTACTACTTACAATAATTGTAAACTAGTTGATATACTCAATTGACAAATGAAGACAAAAAACGCAAAAATGAACTAAAATACGAGATTATTTCTTCATTATGTAATTAAACATTCAGTACTTAACTAGGAGGTAAAATCTTGcatcataattatttttgttataatagTGAAATGTGAAACCTGTATTAAGCAGACAATTGTGAGACTGACTTCGACACAATTGGCTGTTTAAGACAGACAGCAGAGTCTGGTTTAGTATGTAAACATAGTGTCTCATTAGCTAGTGTGAAAATAATGCAGCTGCATCTGAAAAGTGTAAATTATAATACGATGATAGTCAGGGGGCCTTCTATTTAATGTGTCGTAAGGCAGACTTGACCGATTCTTAAgattaaaagtgaaaaaagataaaaacagGAATATAGCATAACCAACGGAGTAACTATTTGTGCTGTTTCCATAACGGGTTATAGCTTAATAAGACCAGTGACACCAGCGAATAAACTGCATGTGTGAAggacatgatacatgtataatgtaagtATAGTGTGTGACGAGATGGTTTAAACAAGGCTAACAGCTGAGTAGAACTTGAACGTATGACTTAAACACAGTTCATGTTGTccttattttttataatgtCACCTCGTTCGGAATTGAAACATTCGTCTgtgatttgttttaatctagTTATAGGTATACATTGTCTGGGCTTCCTCTATCCTATTTTGAGAATTACGTCGTTCTAAGATTGTCTTATTCACCTGTGATGGAAAATCATTGTCCTCAATTTCAGTTAATCTCGGATTCCTcagacagtatatatatttcatgattttgCTGTGTAGCTTGATTCCGAGTATATTATTGTGGTTGCTTTAATACTATGATTATTTATTCTCAGATCCTCAGAATGTTCGGCTTATCTTCCAGGACGCATAATTTGTCTTCAGTCGAAATATCCACCGTTGaaattgataatgatatatacagtattgaaGCTATTGTCATATTataatactacctgcattactACCAAAAGTCTAAAAAACAAATTAGTATTTGCattatattgaaaacattttatctTGATTATAGCAAAGTCCGAAAAACTCACCGTCGTCGACTAGTAAAGTCTTAGATAACTTATCAGCTTCCATACTCTAGCTTCATAACCATTGCAATGTAAAACCAAAAGATACTCGACATTAATCATTCAGTCAAACTCGATCTTGTTGTCTCAATAcatttttaaatcttttaacGTTTTTGTGAATCTCTACAACGAATTTTGGTAATTTTGCCCCGCGGTCAGCTGTTTACAACATTGGCAACGTCACGAAAACGCTTGTAATCACATTTCTCAGTTCCCTAATCACCGACGTGTTGATAAAAACCAACATAGGAGCGTTTGGACGGTAAGCGAATAGATGCAAATGGAAAGCTCCGGacttaatttgaaaaaagattGATACACAGTATTATGTggcaaaaaaatattaaataaatagcTTCAAGCAAGTTTTGGAAGCATAGCTTCAAAAAAgcaaagatggcgtcgaaaaagAAACAAGTGCgcatttttttttcgggatgttaatattttttttgtatttttccaaTTACACTATCACCGTTGCTAGaggggttgctacgaacgttTCTATTGTCTCATATTGCTCTAGTGCTAACCGCCGTGTGACATTGTGCAATGGCAAATATCCacttgaccaatcaaattgccggattctcacttgaggtataataagtcatatataaatatattgtgcACAgcgaagaaaaaataataaatacctGTATGCATGGATGAGAGTAGATGATATCAGGGCTATAATTCGTGATCATAAGCAAATATCGGAGAAATGAAGGTATATAATTGATAATAAGTTATTACAGGTAGTAAAACACGCTTATAGCGAACACGCTTACATCGCGTTATAAAacgctagcgcttcatgttgaatttgcctctgtccagttggcaatCATATTGtcaatgaatgccaactgaaagattttcaatgcttatatctacatttgataacaatttcaTGATGGAATTCTAAGATATTTTATGCTATAATGAACGTCATAGACGGAACAGCCAAGTGAAATAGCCTTCTTCGGTGATAAATGGCACgacaattatgacgtcacaattataatgacgtcaaaataagCGGATGACAATTCATAGAGTGGTgaatgccaactgcgcttggtaaggttacacaGTGGGGACatcagtgaaaatgtaaatataacaaaatgatCTTGTCGGCCTCTCACATAGTTAGTGTACTAACCGTATTTATGTATATGTCGTTTTTCGAGGATAGTGTATTAAAAAATTCCAGATTGGTATAGTCTACCTCGAAACTATTACTagaaacagaaaagaaaaatacaatTCATGCGTTTATGTATATTGAGTCGTACATTTACTTATACTACTATTGAAGGATATTAATGTTTTGTAGTTACATCAGAGAGAACTTGATATATATCTAATggttacaaacatatttttgtttgtgtttaatACAATAAACCGTTTCACCCATTCAGGAGTTGGGaaaaacatttatatgttattattggAAAAGGCCATTTGAATGTCAGTGCATTACAGAATAGGGATAGGAACTTAGGATTCAATCGCAAATTAAAGGGATCGTCTATGCTGTAGGCATATTGAGATTTGACTTTCTTACCGAACAATAATATATAGGCAAAGATATTTCCGGACGACACAAATAGCTGACGCCATCGAAGACACATCAAAACTGGCGTATTAATCCAAACAGAATTGTTGACGCGCTTTTGATTATTGCTGTAAAATCCGTGTATTTTAAACATGACCAACTCGGCCTGCAACAACTCTGTGGGACAAACTAGATGTCCCGTACTGATTGCTTTATTTAGACAACCGTCTCATTCTTCTAACATTGAAACAACATACGGTAAGGTGGTTTTCCACTCCCTAGACATCTGAACATTACGTTAGGGAGTGACACGTATACTTTCCAGACAGTAAAATGAAAGTGAGTCTAGGAAAACTTCGTGCACGGTGTGGAATGAGAGTTTCGTCACCGACCAACGTAAATTATTCTAACCAACCGAGATTTGCACCTGGACCTTATCCAATACAAATGCTGTCATTGACAGATTGGATACAGATTttccaatattttattttcaaaaaagtaTTACGTTTctatttgttatttctttttctttactatttataaaatacatgtatatatttacacttgctaggcttggtcactatacgtaagtactagccgattttgtttaccataactgcatggtaacattgaactttgaacttgcgtatgaaaatgttctgtgtcaaacgtaaaaggactactttttttaaaaaagaaacacatggctttgtttacattttgacgcaacatttacgtatatattgttgtttttttcataggATTTTGGATGGAatgtaacacaaaaataatacatgttttatatttatatatgattcaaacaatttttaaattaacaattttataaagaaacggaaaaaaatatcccgaccggggcgacgtgctttcatttttgttaaaaatgtatGAGTGTCAAATGaaaaacattacctctgtgcctatgttcgtcctacgatcgagtctttgagctggacgggcgtgagatcctctgatagaggtcagttataaacatatcctcttgtctttgttctttgagaatttaatcatgtgtattataaaacatgcaccgctaataatccacgtcttgacagttacgcgtcaccacaaatacattgtattcatcgaatacaagtgaatttgtttcatctatcgatggcgatatgagcgtagattatataatcacatggctcccaaggatgtaatatcgtcaagtcagacgacatctcaaacacattgagctacttgaaaatcggtgttttgacaactccagtgtgtaagcgtgcgtcagcttcgcctcgctgcacaataacggtcaccgagtacACACATGTgaccgtgtacaaattctttatgttattacgctatatactaacttttagcaaaattgaatatatatttaaagttctgatctgattaaatcaaattatctctgaaattgactttgtttgtcatgtttattttacaataaaatattgaactttttgcgtcgcggatgaataattctaccttatgtgaagagtcatcattcgctgttcaattgagtaagctcctcccacttttgaccgacttttattgaataattacgtcacattcaaatgacgattttattgcataaaatataaatgaaaaaagtcatgtgagtgtaaatatagggattggatttcgcttttatgttaaccatgccgcgccccatattgaatatattcttagaggaattgctccatacaagcatggttaacataaaagcgcaatccaatccctatatatgaACATAGTGAACAGCAATAccaaataataatattatgacAATTTCGCATTTATTTTAGGAATAAGTCatttttttagataatttccCTGAAAGGAATCCAATGCTTACTTTCAAGTGAGACCTACTTTCAAAGCCAACATATTTTCAAGATAGATTTGACCGTAAGAAATTCCAGACTTACATCAAGATCGACTTATTTTCATAACTAGCATATTTTTAAGATATATCTGACTGTAAGAAAACCATTGCTTACTTTCAACACCTCTTTTTGTCGGGCGTAATATCTAGATACTAGGGTATTTGTAGTGTATCATGTCCATTCAGAATATTGTTGTATACACCTGGTTTTAAATCAAGTATTCTAACGTTTCCTTCCAAGATTTGGGACAAAGACGTTGGATCCAGAAAAGGAACAGTCGTATACTTGTCCAGAAAATTCGGATATTGTTGTGAAGTTTCCCGCTGGAACAATAACGACACAAGAAAACGTGTTTATTCAGGTAACTAAGTAAtacagtgtggtatatatataccagtaagataaaatgaaattgcCTAAGGCATATATGATAATGATTCTTAATAATcttcataataaaatattttttcaaatattttgttctttttattgttataaattaGTTGATCCATTATAGGCattgtaatatttacagttGGAACCAGTGAGGGAAAGTAAAGTTCCACTAACAGAGGTGAGGGCCTACACTGATACAGTTTATATCCAACATGACCAGGCCTTCCTGAAACCTGTACAGGTGAAAATCCCATTAACTAGGATAGAGGAGGTGGATTTAACATCATGCGAATTATTGTGTGTCCATTTTGAAGAGGATGAAATCTCTGTTAACGAAGATGTAAAAGTCGAACTTTTACCGGGAAACATTTGCAGCTTTGAAACGAATCAGTTTCCAAGGTTTGTAATAATAACTATCTTTTCTTTcaatatgttttcatacttaaCCTGGCTTTCTGATTTGCCGATTTATTTTGTTCATACAACTATGAAAAACATCCAACAATGGCACAGAAACCCGACATtgtcatgacgtcacagtaGAAACGTTGACGTtacgtattgatttagaaacaAAAATCCCTTTAAAATATAAGGAATCATACgtttattttatcaagtagactggcaaattaattataagcattgatgtcaatatttttCTACTTTTATGGGGTtatgaaacaaattttgtttgcaaacttttgtgagaattcGTTAcgcagattcacacagtttggaAACAAAAtctctttcataccccgatgaaattttaaaaatagtgCATATCAATTcttaatattataataacttATTTTCGACAATCAATGCTATTTTTTCTGTTTCAAAAACTTGCTTTAGCAGTTGTTTCGCGCAAACATATCTAATTATGTCTAGTTAATTACGACAAAtgaaacctatatatatatttgaatattccaaTGTTGGTAGATATGCGCCATATcgattattccgtctttgcatattacagagttagctaccttgcgggtaggtatcgattgttacgtcattattttgtgaacgcaattcacgtcgttttctcctaaaagtatgacgttacgctcccaaacacatgacgtaacaattaaTATCTACCTGAAAGTGCagaaaactctgtaatatccaaATTCGGAATAGAGAAAGGGTgtctatatcatattttttttaaaaacacacGGCATTACCAAGTTTTTCAAACTTACAAAACTATTATTAAGTTTGCTTTTTTACAAGTTTCGTAGTGACATGAATGATTTAATAGTGAATATATACGGTGTTTTTTTaggttttgatatttttgcttAATATTGACCAATTAGAACACAGCATTTACAAATACTATCGTTTTTGCgggaaaacaaaaaatatcatcatTCCGCGTTATTAGTTGCATTTGATTTTTTAACGCTAACTTTCTTTTACAGTTTCACCCCATGTGTGGAATTAGTAATAGGAAGACATTTAAAGGGGGCAAAATGTGTATCGCGATTGGGATACATTACTACTATAAGAAGGTCTTATCTAAACCTAGAACAGTGGCGAACAAATCGAATACTCCTCGTTTCTTGATGAAAAACAGTTACATTTCATCTCGTGAAGCGGAAACTTTCATATTTTTCACTCGTGCTTCTCACTCGGTAAAACATATGGCATTTTGTACTCCACTCGATGAGCTTATTCAAgcttaatatattatttcaacctatatatatatacgattaaacacgaATCATtcttcaaatgatgagtatcatttcggtggtggagcatccttaaataaacagttttattttgattatatatacaCTTGCACAAGCAACGAAGCCAGGCTGTTCGAAAAGCATTCAATGGGGTCTtataaatacacacatacatttgtattgttctttattgttcaaacttttaattttatttctaatatcgTTCTGACTCATGCGCTAATTATCATCCACAAACCTTCGTTAAATTTTACACAAGTGTAATAATAagaacatattttgtttttgttatattgtgGGCACTATGTGACGATTTTAACCAAAATATTGGGATACTATGAACGCTTTTAGCGGAAATATATTTGTGAGTTGTAGACAAATTCACATCGCAGGAGGcaaataacttttattttattttttttttttttattttatcaaatttttaacTCGCCTGTCGAAGAGAGATAGGGGCTTATAGGATCACTCTGACGTCGGAATCGGCGTCGGCGTTGGAAATGGCAAGGTTAAAATTAGTTGTAAAGAACAAAAATGACACTTGACAAATAGAAATCCCCAACAACATTGTCAACATTCATAGCATAAGTAGCATCATCTGTTGGTTATTGTCTCCTGTCAACAATGAATACACAACActctttattttgatatatttatacagaaacgGTGTGTACGTAATGAAGAAGACATTGCGAAGAagtctgaaaaaaaattatgcaaGAAATCAAAAGGCTACATGGAATGAGTCCTCACATTATCTCCGTATTCCTCGGAAAAGGATACAAACATGGCACATGGATAATTCATGCTGAAGTTCTGGAACAATCTGACCTACAAAAAACGATCCAAAAAAGAAAGGATATGGGCTTA
The Argopecten irradians isolate NY chromosome 9, Ai_NY, whole genome shotgun sequence DNA segment above includes these coding regions:
- the LOC138330588 gene encoding uncharacterized protein, with the protein product MGLNWKQVLQNFRFGTKTLDPEKEQSYTCPENSDIVVKFPAGTITTQENVFIQLEPVRESKVPLTEVRAYTDTVYIQHDQAFLKPVQVKIPLTRIEEVDLTSCELLCVHFEEDEISVNEDVKVELLPGNICSFETNQFPRNGVYVMKKTLRRSLKKNYARNQKATWNESSHYLRIPRKRIQTWHMDNSC